A genome region from Tolypothrix sp. PCC 7712 includes the following:
- a CDS encoding ribbon-helix-helix protein, CopG family, whose protein sequence is MKKLTVRCSNEEYETLLKYCEETDRTQNDVLREMIRKLKKSRARSTGL, encoded by the coding sequence ATGAAGAAATTAACAGTTCGATGCTCTAATGAAGAGTATGAAACGCTTTTGAAATACTGCGAAGAAACAGATCGCACTCAAAATGACGTACTTAGAGAGATGATCCGGAAGTTGAAGAAAAGCCGTGCTAGAAGCACGGGGCTTTAG
- a CDS encoding sensor histidine kinase, which yields MKLHSFRLRIALLFAMLAGGALAGFGSISWWLIHEAKVSRLDAKLEALLSRPQPPREDILQSYLPAFEKSLPQELGTGKETPIALLVRDRDGQTLYRSELWSADFNLNGLWPAQPKFLPSQFPRRDRQRPPNTSGTSQPPPDRPRFPPERPPNIPPPRLITQRTKTGTWRIGAIAFHESQIAIAVSLQGIDREMAIIRDVFLISIPVVLLIITTSAWLLSYGALRPIRELVVAIRQVTVKGLDQRVPIAATDTEFVELIQVFNQMLERLERSFKQASRFSGDAAHELKTPIAILQGELERTLQKAEPGSELQQNLSNLLDEVSRLSGIVRKLLLLSLADAGKMNLHQVEVNLSEILAEIVEDMELLAPHLAVIAEITPGLKVKGDRDLLTQVLQNLFSNAIKYNLPEGWMRINARQQGKTVLVTISNSSQEIPTSDRDRIFDRFYRGDPARTRKVEGTGLGLSLSREIAIAHNGKLTLDPTLSNQTSFTLSLPMKK from the coding sequence GTGAAACTCCACTCCTTCCGTCTCCGAATCGCTTTGTTATTTGCCATGCTAGCTGGTGGTGCGCTGGCGGGGTTTGGTAGTATTTCTTGGTGGCTGATTCATGAGGCTAAGGTTAGCCGACTAGATGCAAAGTTAGAAGCTTTATTGAGTCGCCCTCAGCCGCCCAGAGAAGATATTTTGCAGTCTTATTTGCCAGCATTTGAAAAATCATTACCACAGGAGTTGGGGACAGGTAAAGAAACGCCAATCGCCCTATTGGTGAGAGATAGAGATGGTCAAACGCTTTATCGATCTGAGCTATGGTCTGCTGATTTTAATTTAAATGGTTTGTGGCCTGCACAACCCAAGTTTTTACCATCTCAGTTTCCCCGCCGCGATCGCCAAAGACCACCCAATACTTCAGGAACATCGCAACCACCTCCAGACAGACCACGATTTCCTCCTGAACGTCCACCTAATATCCCACCTCCGCGATTAATCACTCAACGGACGAAAACAGGAACTTGGCGCATCGGTGCGATCGCTTTTCATGAATCCCAAATTGCGATCGCTGTCAGTTTGCAAGGTATTGATCGGGAGATGGCGATTATCCGTGATGTTTTCCTGATTTCTATACCCGTTGTCCTGTTAATTATTACTACTAGTGCTTGGTTGCTGTCTTACGGGGCTTTGCGCCCCATCCGGGAGTTAGTTGTTGCTATCCGCCAAGTCACGGTGAAAGGATTGGATCAAAGAGTGCCAATCGCTGCTACAGATACGGAATTTGTAGAATTAATTCAGGTGTTTAACCAGATGTTAGAACGCCTGGAACGCAGTTTTAAACAGGCTTCTCGCTTCAGTGGAGATGCAGCCCACGAACTGAAAACACCGATAGCAATTTTACAAGGTGAACTAGAGCGAACTTTGCAAAAAGCAGAACCAGGTTCAGAGTTACAACAAAATCTCAGCAATCTTTTAGATGAAGTATCTCGCCTCAGTGGCATTGTTCGCAAGCTGTTGTTGCTGTCTTTAGCTGATGCCGGCAAAATGAATTTACATCAAGTGGAAGTAAATTTGTCCGAGATATTAGCCGAGATAGTAGAGGATATGGAATTGCTAGCACCTCATTTAGCAGTGATAGCAGAGATTACTCCCGGATTAAAGGTAAAAGGCGATCGCGATTTACTAACTCAGGTATTACAAAATTTATTCAGCAATGCCATTAAATATAATCTTCCAGAAGGTTGGATGCGAATTAACGCTAGGCAGCAAGGAAAGACAGTATTAGTTACTATTAGCAATTCATCTCAAGAAATTCCCACAAGCGATCGCGATCGCATTTTTGACCGCTTCTATCGTGGAGATCCAGCCCGAACTAGAAAGGTAGAGGGAACAGGTCTAGGACTTAGCCTCTCAAGAGAAATAGCTATTGCTCACAATGGTAAACTTACCCTTGACCCTACGCTGTCAAATCAAACATCTTTTACTTTAAGCTTACCGATGAAAAAGTAA
- a CDS encoding BCD family MFS transporter translates to MASSEAFDSPTNSVAVPRVNLLTMFRLGLFQMGLSMMSILTLGVLNRVMIQEIAIPATLVSLVLALPAFVSPSRIWFGQISDAKPMWGYHRTAYVWVGAAIFAIASFLSVQVMWQVDFAAEAAGGWVWTTQTMGWTALLCLVFAVYGLAICASGTAFAALLVDISEEDNRSKVVGVVWSMLMVGIIVGAIISSSLLKQLTPGASIATLQAAVNKLFMLVPAIVFCFAIAATLGVEKKYSLYSRRSQVVNREDSISLRNAWGILTASRQTGLFFTFLLVMTISLFMQDPIVEPYAGQVFNMPLAESTKLNVFYGTGILISYGVTGFVIVPRLGKRRTAKLGCILVACASLLLGFSGFSANPAFLKFGLVLFGLATGFVTTAAISLMLDLTAAEAAGTFIGAWGLAQSISRGIAVVIGGTVLDIGRNLLPSLELAYGLVFVLEAIGMLVSIWFLNRVNVAEFQTSTKKAIASVLESDLD, encoded by the coding sequence ATGGCAAGCAGTGAAGCCTTTGATTCTCCGACAAACTCCGTAGCTGTGCCAAGGGTCAATCTGCTGACCATGTTTAGGCTAGGCTTGTTTCAAATGGGGTTGAGCATGATGTCCATCCTGACTCTGGGGGTGCTGAACAGAGTCATGATTCAGGAAATTGCGATTCCAGCAACCCTAGTGTCGTTAGTGCTAGCACTCCCAGCTTTCGTTTCGCCTTCGCGTATTTGGTTTGGTCAGATATCAGATGCTAAACCCATGTGGGGCTATCATCGTACAGCTTATGTTTGGGTGGGAGCAGCAATATTTGCGATCGCCTCATTTTTATCTGTGCAGGTAATGTGGCAGGTGGATTTTGCTGCCGAAGCTGCTGGCGGTTGGGTATGGACAACTCAAACTATGGGCTGGACGGCACTGCTGTGCTTGGTTTTTGCTGTCTATGGGTTAGCAATTTGTGCTAGTGGTACGGCTTTTGCTGCTTTGTTGGTGGATATCTCGGAAGAAGATAACCGTTCCAAAGTAGTTGGCGTTGTCTGGTCGATGCTGATGGTGGGAATTATTGTTGGCGCAATTATTAGTTCCAGTTTACTGAAGCAATTAACACCAGGAGCCAGCATAGCGACTTTACAAGCAGCCGTCAACAAGCTGTTTATGCTTGTGCCAGCTATTGTATTTTGTTTTGCGATCGCAGCGACATTAGGTGTAGAGAAAAAGTATTCACTCTATTCCAGACGTTCCCAAGTAGTCAATCGCGAAGATAGCATCAGCTTACGTAACGCATGGGGAATTTTAACAGCTAGTCGGCAAACAGGCTTGTTTTTCACCTTTTTATTAGTGATGACTATCAGCTTGTTTATGCAAGATCCGATTGTGGAACCTTATGCAGGGCAAGTTTTTAATATGCCTTTAGCGGAAAGTACCAAGCTAAACGTGTTCTATGGCACGGGTATCCTCATTTCCTACGGCGTAACGGGCTTTGTAATTGTGCCGCGTTTGGGCAAGCGTAGGACTGCCAAATTGGGCTGCATATTGGTAGCTTGTGCTTCGCTATTGTTAGGCTTCTCCGGCTTCTCAGCGAATCCAGCTTTCTTGAAATTCGGTTTAGTTTTGTTCGGTTTAGCCACTGGTTTTGTCACCACAGCAGCAATTAGCTTAATGCTAGATTTGACAGCTGCCGAAGCCGCAGGTACATTTATTGGCGCATGGGGACTAGCACAGTCAATTTCTCGAGGGATTGCTGTAGTAATTGGTGGTACGGTCTTAGATATAGGACGTAATTTACTACCCAGCTTAGAACTAGCCTATGGACTAGTATTCGTCTTAGAAGCCATAGGAATGTTGGTATCAATTTGGTTTCTCAATCGCGTCAACGTTGCAGAATTTCAAACCAGCACTAAAAAAGCGATCGCTTCTGTATTAGAAAGTGATTTAGATTAA
- a CDS encoding inositol monophosphatase family protein → MNDFWNTILDFAQSTTAKVGKQLMQDFGRVQALHKADGTLVTQADKWADQTIRDAIASTFPEYGILTEESDRTFPGTEWCWVIDPLDGTTNFTRGIPIWGISLGLLYKGVPIFGYVHVPPLNQTFHGFWAGTSGLATPTGAFLNHHPIHTSPDAPSNNHFFNLCSRSTAAMQPDFPSKIRMLGVASYNFLTVANGAVLGGMEATPKVWDLAGVWVIVQAAGGTWLSLKSEPFPLSPGVDYSDRSFPTLVVSRPELVSVFTPFLSAVKI, encoded by the coding sequence ATGAATGATTTTTGGAATACTATTCTTGATTTTGCCCAAAGCACCACTGCCAAAGTGGGGAAGCAATTAATGCAGGATTTTGGGCGGGTGCAAGCTTTACATAAAGCTGATGGCACTTTGGTAACGCAAGCTGATAAATGGGCAGATCAAACAATTAGAGATGCGATCGCTTCTACTTTTCCTGAATACGGTATTTTAACTGAAGAGAGCGATCGGACTTTCCCTGGTACAGAATGGTGCTGGGTAATTGACCCTTTGGACGGTACAACTAACTTTACACGGGGTATTCCCATTTGGGGGATTTCTCTAGGTTTACTGTATAAAGGAGTTCCAATTTTTGGTTATGTTCATGTACCACCACTAAATCAAACTTTTCATGGTTTTTGGGCAGGTACATCGGGATTAGCTACACCAACTGGAGCATTTCTTAATCATCACCCCATTCACACTAGCCCCGATGCTCCTAGCAATAATCACTTTTTTAATCTCTGTTCTCGCAGCACCGCCGCAATGCAGCCAGACTTCCCAAGCAAAATTCGGATGCTGGGTGTAGCTAGCTATAACTTTCTTACAGTTGCTAATGGTGCAGTTTTAGGTGGGATGGAAGCCACGCCGAAAGTTTGGGACTTAGCAGGCGTTTGGGTAATTGTCCAAGCTGCTGGCGGTACGTGGTTATCTTTAAAATCAGAGCCGTTTCCCCTTTCACCAGGAGTAGATTATAGCGATCGCTCTTTCCCTACTCTTGTAGTTAGTCGCCCAGAATTAGTATCCGTATTTACACCGTTTTTGTCTGCTGTCAAAATTTAA
- a CDS encoding MDR/zinc-dependent alcohol dehydrogenase-like family protein translates to MKGIWLENNQLQLRTDIPTPEPPPGEALVRVLRAGICNTDLELLRGYYPYRGILGHEFVGVVEQGPENLLNRRVVGEINAVCGHCRFCRSGNSTHCENRTVLGIVNRHGAFAEYLCLPVENLHSVPDNVPTEVATFTEPIAAALEIQQQVALSANDRVLVVGDGKLGQLVAQTIALTGCELLVVGRHPEKLANLAARGIKTGSATDVRDRFFDISVECTGNPEGFAIARRALRPRGTLVLKSTYAGNLNLDVSSLVVDEITLIGSRCGPFPAALQLLATEQLDVQPLIHARYHLSDGLAAFEQAQTRGVLKVLLEIGD, encoded by the coding sequence ATGAAAGGAATTTGGCTCGAAAACAACCAATTGCAATTACGCACAGACATCCCAACTCCAGAACCGCCACCAGGAGAAGCTCTTGTGCGTGTATTGCGTGCAGGTATTTGCAATACTGATTTAGAACTGCTCAGAGGCTACTATCCCTACAGGGGAATTTTAGGGCATGAATTTGTTGGTGTTGTGGAACAAGGGCCAGAAAACCTACTAAATCGGCGGGTTGTTGGCGAAATTAACGCAGTCTGCGGACATTGCCGATTTTGTCGTAGTGGTAATTCAACTCACTGTGAAAACCGCACTGTATTAGGAATTGTTAACCGCCACGGAGCTTTTGCAGAATACCTCTGTTTACCAGTCGAGAATTTACATTCTGTACCGGATAATGTACCCACAGAAGTAGCAACATTCACTGAACCGATAGCAGCCGCCTTAGAAATTCAGCAACAGGTCGCTTTAAGTGCAAATGACAGAGTCCTAGTAGTTGGAGATGGTAAGCTAGGACAACTGGTAGCACAAACAATAGCGTTAACAGGCTGTGAACTTTTAGTAGTAGGTCGTCATCCAGAAAAACTGGCGAATCTTGCAGCGAGAGGGATTAAAACAGGTTCAGCCACAGATGTAAGAGACAGATTTTTCGATATTTCCGTAGAGTGTACTGGTAATCCCGAAGGATTTGCGATCGCCCGCCGCGCTCTCCGTCCTCGCGGTACATTAGTACTCAAAAGTACCTATGCAGGCAATCTCAACTTAGATGTTTCGTCTTTGGTAGTAGATGAAATCACGCTCATCGGTTCCCGTTGTGGCCCCTTTCCCGCCGCACTACAATTGCTAGCTACCGAACAACTAGACGTACAACCACTAATTCATGCCCGCTACCACCTCAGCGATGGACTTGCAGCCTTTGAACAAGCTCAAACTCGAGGTGTTTTAAAGGTGTTGTTGGAGATTGGGGATTAG